One segment of Thermococcus sp. DNA contains the following:
- a CDS encoding DUF4139 domain-containing protein, translating to MRWKVIIGLLGVLVLLFAVFPFQREKAMAGNGTVVLYNSVKIGVVEKILELNLKEGINEVPLSELAGLNIAEVTIRPLDGGSHVLGVFSRGGNGSVYGAGIGSDIEIKLKTGDTISGRFLGMKDGKLAVRGEEYYLVNPDEVAYLKVKELDGKTDAYAVISADKAGKYRFDVIYRVNGMGWSSRYKLYIGNQANLYGYVVLNNPTIKEFKDTKVLLVAGDVSLIQGGTSSPYVLYAKAAGGTTEIVQPSEPQKVEAFYLYRLGTVDLEPTSMMMYPYITLKAPFKREYLYESWPNSGEGPVYESISFKTDKVLPAGVVEVYRETQDGALLLGERMMEHTPKGETVRVGIGRDYNLKGTTKILQEERGSSYAYYKVQITIENFGNETKTVVVRYHKWGRIKSSSLEPIDETANYVEFKLTVGPGEKKEVMFDYENRW from the coding sequence GTGAGATGGAAGGTCATTATCGGTCTGCTGGGAGTTCTGGTGCTTTTATTCGCGGTCTTCCCCTTTCAGAGGGAAAAGGCCATGGCCGGCAACGGCACCGTTGTACTGTACAACTCGGTCAAAATAGGTGTTGTCGAGAAAATCCTGGAGCTTAACCTAAAGGAAGGCATCAACGAGGTGCCACTGAGCGAGCTCGCCGGCCTCAACATCGCAGAGGTCACCATAAGGCCCTTAGACGGTGGCTCCCACGTTCTCGGTGTGTTCAGCAGGGGCGGGAACGGTAGCGTCTACGGTGCGGGCATCGGAAGCGATATCGAGATAAAGCTCAAAACCGGGGACACAATAAGCGGCAGGTTCCTGGGGATGAAGGATGGAAAACTGGCGGTTCGGGGGGAGGAGTACTACCTGGTAAACCCGGACGAGGTGGCCTACCTCAAGGTGAAGGAGCTGGACGGAAAGACCGACGCCTACGCGGTCATATCCGCTGACAAAGCAGGAAAATACCGCTTCGATGTTATCTACCGTGTGAACGGAATGGGCTGGAGCTCACGCTACAAACTCTACATAGGAAACCAGGCCAACCTCTACGGTTACGTGGTTCTGAACAACCCCACCATAAAGGAGTTCAAGGACACGAAGGTCCTCCTCGTTGCCGGAGACGTGAGTTTGATCCAGGGAGGGACATCAAGCCCATACGTCCTCTACGCGAAGGCCGCAGGCGGAACGACGGAGATAGTGCAGCCGAGCGAACCGCAGAAGGTGGAGGCTTTCTACCTCTACAGGCTCGGAACCGTTGATCTTGAGCCCACCAGCATGATGATGTACCCCTACATAACCCTCAAGGCCCCCTTTAAACGCGAGTACCTCTACGAGAGCTGGCCCAACAGCGGGGAGGGGCCGGTTTACGAGTCAATTTCCTTCAAAACTGACAAAGTTCTGCCGGCTGGCGTTGTTGAGGTTTACAGGGAAACCCAGGACGGTGCACTCCTCCTGGGGGAGAGGATGATGGAGCACACTCCCAAGGGGGAAACCGTCAGAGTAGGAATAGGACGAGACTACAACCTTAAAGGAACCACTAAAATACTGCAGGAGGAGCGTGGAAGCAGCTACGCCTACTACAAAGTTCAGATAACGATTGAGAACTTCGGAAACGAGACAAAGACCGTAGTGGTCAGGTACCACAAATGGGGCAGGATAAAGAGCAGCTCTCTGGAGCCCATAGACGAGACCGCCAACTACGTCGAGTTCAAACTGACCGTCGGACCCGGAGAAAAGAAGGAAGTGATGTTCGACTACGAGAACCGCTGGTGA
- a CDS encoding acetate--CoA ligase family protein codes for MDRIEKAREIIEKAKAENRPLVEPEAKEILKLYGVPVPDFKVATNEEEAVQFAREIGYPVVMKIVSPQIIHKSDAGGVKVNIKSDDEARQAFKTIMENARNYKPDADLWGVIVYKMLPLGKEVIVGMIRDPQFGPAIMFGLGGIFVEILKDVSFRVAPITKEEALDMIKEIKAYPILAGARGEKPVDIGALAEMVTKIGELALELPEIKELDINPIFAYEDSAVAVDARMLL; via the coding sequence ATGGACAGGATTGAAAAGGCTAGGGAGATAATCGAGAAGGCCAAGGCCGAAAACAGGCCGCTCGTCGAGCCTGAGGCAAAGGAGATACTCAAGCTCTACGGCGTCCCCGTTCCGGACTTCAAGGTCGCCACCAACGAGGAGGAGGCCGTTCAGTTCGCCAGGGAGATCGGCTACCCGGTCGTTATGAAGATCGTTTCTCCGCAGATCATCCACAAGAGCGACGCCGGCGGTGTTAAGGTCAACATCAAGAGCGATGATGAAGCCAGACAGGCATTCAAGACCATCATGGAGAACGCCAGGAACTACAAGCCGGACGCTGACCTCTGGGGCGTCATCGTCTACAAGATGCTCCCGCTCGGCAAGGAGGTTATAGTCGGTATGATACGCGACCCGCAGTTCGGTCCGGCCATAATGTTCGGTCTCGGTGGAATCTTCGTCGAGATCCTCAAGGACGTCTCCTTTAGGGTTGCTCCGATAACGAAAGAGGAAGCCCTCGACATGATAAAGGAGATCAAGGCCTACCCGATTTTGGCGGGAGCCCGCGGTGAGAAGCCCGTTGACATAGGGGCCCTTGCTGAAATGGTCACCAAGATCGGCGAGCTTGCCCTTGAGCTTCCGGAGATCAAGGAGCTTGATATCAACCCGATCTTCGCCTACGAGGACTCGGCCGTTGCCGTCGACGCCAGGATGCTTCTCTGA
- the tdt gene encoding tellurite-resistance/dicarboxylate transporter, with protein sequence MGYVERIKSFNPAAFASVMGTGAVAIASYEYSSYWTPLKEIGIVLTYINVALYTGLLIPWLLRWVLYRKEALEDLRHPSKGHFYGTSGAATIVLVAQFLMILHSRTIAWYLWLWGLVLTFIFAFWMSYEVFIAGEVDLRHLSPAWYIPPVALVIIPFGAIFMRTTTGYVKEFVTVVNYMGWGAGFFLYLVLYAVVTLRFIRHELMPAGMAPLIWMNLGPIGASITALFALVNNSSIAVSKDPLFIFAFFLWGLGFWWLVMAIALTLHYIRNLNLPYSTSWWAFIFPLGAFVNATRDIGNVFSLELMKLLGYSLLWLLFALWLVTFLKPLKSTFPSP encoded by the coding sequence GTGGGGTATGTGGAGAGGATCAAGAGCTTCAACCCCGCGGCCTTTGCCAGCGTCATGGGGACCGGAGCAGTGGCGATTGCATCCTATGAGTACTCATCGTACTGGACACCCCTCAAAGAAATTGGAATAGTGTTGACTTACATTAACGTTGCTCTCTACACCGGTCTGCTTATTCCGTGGCTCCTCCGCTGGGTTCTCTACAGAAAGGAGGCACTTGAAGACTTAAGGCATCCCTCAAAGGGCCATTTTTACGGAACAAGTGGAGCGGCGACGATAGTCCTAGTTGCCCAGTTCTTGATGATTCTGCACAGCAGAACCATTGCATGGTACCTCTGGCTCTGGGGGCTCGTTCTGACCTTCATATTCGCTTTCTGGATGTCCTACGAGGTTTTCATTGCAGGGGAGGTTGACCTGAGGCACCTCTCACCGGCCTGGTACATCCCGCCCGTTGCTCTCGTGATAATACCCTTCGGAGCGATCTTCATGAGGACGACCACGGGCTACGTAAAGGAGTTCGTTACCGTAGTCAACTACATGGGCTGGGGAGCGGGCTTTTTCCTCTACCTGGTCCTCTACGCGGTTGTGACGCTCCGCTTCATCAGGCACGAGCTCATGCCAGCGGGGATGGCACCTTTGATATGGATGAACCTTGGGCCTATCGGGGCGAGCATAACGGCACTCTTTGCCCTCGTGAACAATTCAAGCATTGCTGTGTCAAAGGATCCACTCTTCATATTCGCCTTCTTCCTCTGGGGCCTCGGCTTCTGGTGGCTGGTCATGGCCATAGCTTTAACGCTCCACTACATAAGGAACCTCAACCTGCCGTACAGCACATCGTGGTGGGCGTTTATATTCCCCCTTGGAGCCTTCGTGAACGCCACACGTGATATAGGGAACGTCTTCAGCCTGGAACTTATGAAGTTGCTGGGTTACTCCCTGCTCTGGCTCCTCTTCGCCCTGTGGCTTGTTACGTTCCTAAAACCACTAAAGTCGACCTTCCCCTCGCCCTGA
- a CDS encoding OsmC family protein, whose product MERLKCRSRLRWDGNVGSFVKMRDFGIRIDTETDGHNEGPNPTEVLLSAIGGYLMVNWGRLVRKMRLNVEGIEIEVTGWRGPDEPALKEITYHVRVKTIESEKKMMRAKTLAEKYGTVFNTVGTWKIKGSVEIARD is encoded by the coding sequence ATGGAGAGACTGAAATGCCGCTCACGCCTACGGTGGGACGGAAACGTTGGGAGCTTCGTTAAGATGAGGGATTTCGGCATCAGGATAGATACTGAAACAGACGGTCACAACGAGGGGCCCAACCCAACGGAGGTTCTTCTCTCAGCTATCGGGGGCTACCTGATGGTGAACTGGGGACGGTTAGTAAGAAAAATGCGACTGAACGTGGAGGGAATTGAGATAGAGGTGACAGGTTGGAGAGGCCCTGATGAGCCCGCATTGAAGGAGATAACCTACCACGTAAGGGTGAAAACCATAGAGAGCGAGAAGAAAATGATGCGCGCGAAAACTCTAGCAGAAAAGTATGGAACAGTCTTCAACACCGTTGGAACGTGGAAGATAAAGGGAAGCGTGGAGATAGCCCGTGATTAG